CCAGCTTAGTTCTTACATATTTTGTTGGTTTGGGATGTCACACATCATACATAGTTCAACTGGATTTGTAAGATGATGGATAAAGATTTATTACACATAATtgtttaaggttactgtaaaggaaaaaactcacttgacaAGTAGTGTCAGAAAAACTCTTATAatatatcaatacttttatattttatcttatttttttttggttctgaatgcttgatgaaagacatatttgatggtgttattttcgtgagacGTTGATTTTCCAAagagaaaatataattaaataaacacacaccacttttttttactgtacgttttaaaatggcttctttttccgaatgCGTTGTCGCAGGCTTCTCGTTTTTGCACCAttacattcagcataaattaaattcaaaaaggttcccggatttttttttctaataacgtcattatgaaattatttgtaataatttataattattcaaaaaactgcatatttttttctttctgtcatcATAATTCGCTTATAGGTAATTTATACTTAAAAATCCGGggaccttttgtgcataatttattcagcttttcattaccaaaaatttcagtgagccaataggaagctttcggaaaaagagatcACAAACataaaggcatgtatgcgaaaatttactaacgagatatttgtttttaaagattttcataggtgttatgaaaatgtgtgaactgagtgtgcagaaagatgatagaagtgcgaactttctctttatgctgaatatgcgtgcgCCCCTTCAAAATTATTATTAGACAGAAGTCAGGGTACAAGACACAGCTTTATAAACATAGCGCAATTAAAAAATGCTCAAGACAAGAGtagcacaaaagaaaaaaataattgagaaGAATATGAATACGGCTGCCTAAGAAGTTCTTAAAGAAATGGGTTTGTTGGGGTaagttgaaaatataaaaatcataaatttcatgttttttttattacacaATCACAATATTTTCAGTTCCTAGATTCGATGGTAATCTTTTCATTGGAAACCTGATGGAATCAGTAAAAGTATGCCAAAAACGTGGAAAAGTTAAACAAATCCGTTATGTGCACTATTGTATGTGGGCTCGTGAGTTGAAGGTTAGAATATCAATGTTgactaaatttcaaaaatatgtatCAACTTAGTTACCATGTCCTTTTACAAATTGTTCGGAAATTTGTATTTGTTCTCTTGTAGGTGAAGGAAATCAGGACTGAGGATGCCCATTACAAATATTCAGAGTCGATAGCATTTATTCGAGATATTGCACCTGGAGACATAATCGGCGAAACTCGAGAATCTGCGTATGAAGTAACATTGGAAACATTTTGTGATTGCTTAGGAATACCAAAACAACAATTAtaagaatataaatatttacaaaaatacgCTACAAATGAAAAACGTCACAAATTGTTTATTATTTGCGCTGCTCCTCGTCCTCTACGACCCCTTGATCAATGAAAATACTGGTAACTATATTGCTGCGAAACAAAGATACGACAAACAAAAACGTTGTGATAAATACCTGAGGGCTTCCATCatgattaaaataaaaactaggTTCGTGCTGTGTGTACCACTTTATATATCCCAACGTGTCTACTTCGCCTCTTTTTTTCTTCCCATCCATGACTTCGCACTGTCTACAAGAGCTGCTCTTGAAAACAATATCTACCACTTGCGCAGTATTTTCCGCTATTGCTGATACAATTCCCATCTTGGCTAACCATCCTCTGCTGCTCCACGATCCATCGAACGAAGTTGGTAAATCTGTGACAGTTGTTTCtgtgtcattatttataatagcTTTGGCCCTTTTTGCTGCTTCTCTCATATTTTTCTGCATCAAATCGAATGCTTTCTCTACTATATACTTTGTGTGTTCTGAAAATGCAGGTCTACTGACAGGTTGCGATAGCCCAAGTACactgcaaaatttttttaaacctctCTGTCCTTTTCCTATGATTCTGCTCGCAAGCACACTTTTTCTATTAATATCGAAAACCTTTTCCGATTTGTTGTGTAAAATCCGTCATTGTCGATGTGGGTGCGCAACTTTCATTTGAGCAGTTGAAGCTCAGCTTTGTTGCTAATCCCCCCCTAAAATTAGATTTCTTCTTAACCTCTACTTTTGAAAAGTATTGTCTACAAACAGCTTGTTCCTTCACATATCCTGATAACAGTTTTATGTTCACTATCCAAGAACTACTTTCCGTTACATCTTCGTTGTCATCGAAGTCATCCTCCATATCAGAAAATGAACTCTCATTACTGTAATCATTTTCTCcctattcaaatttttttttatgacttGCTGATGATTTCATTGAAGGTGTATTTTCACCAACATTATCAAACGACGACCCTTTACTTATACTAGAAACCTTTTTTAGCAGGCGAAGCTAAACTAttagttctattttttttacgttttctCGAGGAACGGAAAAGATTACTTTATAACTATATTTCGACATGATTCCAATTTAATATTAAGGTTTCCGAAAGCATGGCACATAGTCGTATAAATGCACAGATTTTCACGTCGACTTGTTAGataattttgtttgttattttttaaaaagatgattACATGTTATTGTTAGGACAATTATCTACACCAGCTGACTTCAACTTTTTTACTATCTCAGATCTCATATGCACACTccttaactttaaattttaatgatttttttttacaacaacaTTTACATATATTTATAAGTCGATGGTGAAAATAAACTATctaaataatattattatgcatatttgGAGTTCCatatcatgcataatgtttacaaaaaatatgcccaacttattttgcacatattttgtcGTAGGTGTGAAGAATATAACACCTCTgaaaggctttttccagaaaaaagggatgttccaaatgtttttatggaatataaaatatgtcattcgaaagagaattttttttctatatgtcataattttttttgcaaaaaacctaaaaaaaaaattgtttcctttacagtaaccttaaactttttttttgaaactagcaaagtaatttaaatatttattgtcTTTCAAGATAACACAATTTCATAATAAAATTGAATACACTTAATATatacttatttttttcaagtgaTAACTCATGTCCAAAACTATATTTATAGCAgtgaaagatatttatttcaaaacataataaataaatacagatCATCACAGGAGACACAGTTTTTTATTTAGCATTCCCTTGCTTTGTTCATTAAGAATGTGTTTGTTTACATCCTCACAAAATTACGTCACACGAGTTAGTGGTTTGCTGAAAAAATGCCCCATTGACACTGTCATGGTGGAACCATAGTACTACTTTAACCTTAACCATCTCGAGAACCAATgctcacaaatataaaaatttatttcaaaagatGATGAATAAGATTACTTACAGACCATCACAGGAGACAGTCTCTAACCAACATTCAATGATGCATGCTGTGAATTTAACGATGTCAACATGTATTtcacaaacaataaaaacatacaATTTTTTAGTTGAATTTTTCGAGTTGTCTGTTTTCGtttttttagtgaagaaaagaaATAGCGATTTTTTGTGTACCTGTGTAGTTGAAAATCTATAATGTATTAACAAATatcttattatattatataattgTTTATATaacgtttattttttttaagatgtatTGTTTTAAGCACATTTTTTTAcatgttatatatatacatgtctttcttattaaaaatttattgttgatctgtaagaatttttttgtgttcaaTGATCAGattagttttgttttatttccaaatttatgtgtaaaatgaaaaaaaatgctcTTCTCTGCTTGGAAATACTCTAAGCAGAATGATTTTTAGCATTATAATTGGCTGGCTAATCTACAATAtgctgcaaatatataaaaaataagaaaaatattattcacAAATTAggtgtttctttttaaaaacaatgtgaAAAGAGTTAATAAATACAACAAGTACTGACCCCTACATGTTAGAACgggttttaaaaacaaacacgaATACAATGCATACCCTAACCCAtcaacaatagaaaaaaaaattagaaaattattgaatcCTGCCTCTTTTGTTGTGTTAAACAAAGCATTTCCTGCAAACCTTCAGAACAAGAACATTTTAAGTTTAGGAAAGCAAGCTTAATTTTACTGTGCATTTACCTAGATTCTTCTTAGGATGAGTGTTTTTTGAATCAGCAAAAACTTGCACCTAAACAGTCAGAGATTGTTGTGCACTTATGTGATTGTTCATTTGGGTTAGAAATGTGTATTGTATTAAAACCttcattttatttattctatCCTTATTGTAGTTTAAAACATGGACAAGGTATTTGTCAGTTTAACGACGAATGATGAGTATGCAATCGGTGCACTACTATTGGGCAAGTCATTGAAAAACACAGGAACTACAAAAAAACTAGTGTTAATGGTAACAGCTGGTGTCTCTGCAAGTAAAAGGTATGATGTGCTGATTTCATATGGTCTTTCAGGAGCATAGCATGCAAATGGCGGTGATCCTTCAtctgtttttaaataatctttttaagAAATCTTCATCAAGGAACTTTAAATAAACTGCAAAGTTTAATGGGTAATCaagaattctttttttcactTATGCATTGATGTTCACTTTAAATTATACAGACATTCGGACCCAAAATATAGATTCCTCTAAAATTCTAAGATTGTGTATGCtgacatcaattttttttcctacCTGGCACAAGAATCTATAAATTAACTTGTGTCTGTCTGTCGGTCTCTTCGTTACCAGCTTTTTTTAGAACTGAATCATTAGCTTTTGCTAATTCTTTGCACAATCACAGAGAACAATAGACCCTTAGATGTGATGAAgccaaattttttagaaaaaaatcttaTCAGCTCGAAAAGGGTGGATTTATacacaaaatagcaaaaatatgGTTTTTAGGATAGTTCTTAGGACTGAATCATTAGTTTATTCTGATTTTTTACACAAAGACAGAGAATGTTTGGCCCTCAAATGTGACAAAATCagttttttaggattttttttgcCCAATAATTTGTTAGCAAAATgagtcaaaattaaaaattcggattttcaaatttttctgaGAATTGGattattagttttttctgatgttttaaATCCATGTGGGTGCATTGAAGTTACGCTGTTACTAGTTTTACACAACAAAAAGTTGAGCGTAATGTTTATCTTGCAACAGGATCAATTATATTTACATTGTCACTAATATttgaaaatgaaatttaatttgattttaattgGGTTATTTTCCTCAATTAGAAAATGCCAGAATCTCCAACTATATGGAAAGGTTTCATGTGTTAATTGTTTGTCACATgtttatgattttaaaatgCGAGGTATGCTGCGTGgatttagaaatattttgttcTTCTCTCAAGGCCTCACCTTTGAAGTCTTATTAAATATCCTCAATTTCagtgcaaaaatctgaaaagtcCTTAATTGTCCtcaatttgtttttaagaaaatattatAATTTTCTCATAAGCTTGAAAATTCTCATCAAAAGTCCTCAAATCTTCTCAACTTCGTCTCTATAACCCtgtgttgttttttataacatatttcttttttagaGAAAAGTTACAAACAGTTTGGGATGAGATTGTGGACATTACCTTGCTTGACAGTCAAGATAAAGAAAACCTTGCTTTGCTTGCTAGACCAGAACTTGGCTGCACATTCTCAAAGTTGCGTGCATGGACTTTGACACAGTTTACGAAATGCGTCTTTTTAGATGCAGATACTTTAGTTTTGCAAAATGTGGATGATCTGTTCGAGAGGGACGAGCTGTCTGCTGTAGCAGATGTTGGTTGGCCTGATTGCTTCAATTCTGGTGTTTTTGTGTTTAAGCCAAATATGAAAACTTATGATGAGCTTTTAAATCATGCAAAGACGGTTGGAAGTTTTGATGGTAAGTTTAAATATATATTGCAATCTTCTTTTTTCTGTGAACAATAAGttaaatgataaaataaatttaatatggTCGAATAATAGAAACCTTGTGTTCCAGGAACTTTCAGGACTGTGGACACCTTACTTTGGAAAGAGTAccataattttacaaaaacctttggaaagaattaataaaaacatGCCATAATCAGCCATTTTGTCCTGGAACTGTCCTataatttcaaacaaatttctcCTGGAATAGTAAGAAAATAATGTCCTGGAATGTAGATTTTAATATTCAAAACATATGCTGTACTTACCTCTTAATGTGACATCCTCTGTGTACCTACTCGTATCCTCTGTGTACATACATTTGCTTTTTATATATGGAACATACTGTTTGGGTTTAATGATATTTAGCATAGAGCACTGccaatttaacaattttcaagtttttttttaatattttccgaGTTAGCAGATGAAAGTGCTATAATCTCAGCTTTgtgttaaaaaacatttctttttaaaaaagacattttaaaaaatttttaggtgGAGACCAAGGGTTACTAAATGATTTCTTCAGTGACTGGAGTACTGCAGATATATCCCGTCATTTGCCATTTACTTATAACATGGTATCAAATATCTGTTACAGCTACGCACCAGCATTTAAAAGGTGCGTCACGTGATCTTTTTATATTATACCTGGTGCACACTTCATGTTAACCCactataagaaaaaaatgataactTTCGTGAATAATATGCGGGCCATATTAGACTAGTCTGTGGGCCTTGGAAAAATTCCTGGGTtcgtccgtcctttttatactgcattattttgtgtctcgctacttgcgttACCATATTGCGCAGAGATACAGTATAACACAGCTATTATTTTaaagactagccgttaacccgtggaaaaatccacggttttcgcggacagacagacaaaatacggctattattaaagagactagtcgttaacccgtggaaaaatccacgggttcgcccgtcctttaaattcacctgtcacaacaaagtggacaaaagtatatcgcatttggcattggtgcgcattataaaaatttcgtgattccgttacgggacgcggctctcgcggacacacagacaaaatacggctattattaaagagatgattTATCTGTTGTTCTTTGTGTATTGGTTGTGGACTATTCTGGTGTGTTATACTCAACTCAGAGGATCAATTAATGCTGGATAATTTTTTGCtggtagtttttttattttaacgcaatttacagaatttgttTTATGATATTTGCAATCGTATGTTTTTGTAAGTGAAAAGTTTCTAAAAGAAATTTCTTTGCTTTTACTTTAAgggatttatttttgcaaattgggAAATGTTTTTGTTGGGTTTGATGTACAAATATCGGCCAAACTCGCAAAAAAGTCTCAGCAAAAATTTATCCTGCAAGATTTAACCCAATATTTATCAGAATGGTCCACGacgaataaacaaaaaaacacagctACTTTATAATTCATCTTATATAACACGCATATTTTTAGGGAAAGTTGACGCTTTTTTCTTACAGTaaaatgttcattttttttagttaaaccATTTTTAATGCCTGTGTTTTCTACTTTTTCTAGGTTCGGTAGGGATGTTAAAATAGTTCATTTTCTTGGATTAGTCAAACCTTGGCATCACCATTTTGACCATGAGACAGGTCAAGTTGTCTTGTTGAAGACGAATGCTTCTTCGTTATCTGATACGTTGTTTATTAAGATGTGGTGGGATCTGTTCAACGTATGTaacatttcttttgttttttagtgtttCTTTACATTTAAACTGCAATTACGAAAACACGGCGCATCAGTAAGGAcacaatttattattttttggcaACACAATTTGCATCGTGAATAAGAAAGTATTCTAAACAAGACGCTAACTTTACAAGTTTTATGTAAGATGGACGCTTAGAATGACAAATGTTTTAACCGGAATTTCATGTCGTCAGATTTTGGTGTTTTCCGTGTTTACTACGGACAGCTGATTTTATCAAATCAGTAATTAAGATTTTAGGTAATTGAATATTCtcttttttggttatttttccTTCAACCAAATAAACATATGTTGTAACTTTTCGGTCAGGTAACGTCAAAATTTTAACTTTCGCAGGGGTAACATAAAATTTTCGGTCAGGTAACGTCAAATTTTCAACTTTCGCAGGGGGAACATCAAATTTGCGGTCAGGTAACGTCAAAATTTCAACTTTCGCAGGGGGAACATCAAATTTGCGGTCAGGTAAcgtcaaaatttcaaatttcgcaGGGGGAACATCAAATTTGCGGTCACGTAATGTCAAATTTTCAACTTTCGCAGGGGGAACATCAAATTTGCGGTCAGGTAacgtcaaaatttcaaacttcgCAGGGGGAACATCAAATTTGCGGTCAGGTAAcgtcaaaatttcaaatttcgcaGGGGGAACATCAAATTTTCGGTCAGGTAAcgtcaaaatttcaaatttcgcaGGGGTAACATCAAATTTTCGGTCAGGTAAcgtcaaaatttcaaatttcgcaGGGGGAACATCAAATTTTCGGCCAGGTAAcgtcaaaatttcaaatttcgcaGGGGGAACATCAAATTTGCGGTCAGGTAACGTCAAGAGTTTTAAATTTCGCAGGGGGAACATCCAATTTGCGGTCAGGTAACGTCAAAATTTCAACTTTTGCAGGGAACATCAAATTTTCGGTCAGGTAAcgtcaaaatttcaaatttcgcaGGGGTAACATCAAATTTTAATGCAGTTGCAACCATATTCGCCTGTTACACTGTTATCAGAAATTGtcgcaaaaagaaaaaaaaatgggaTCCTGGCTGGGATCCagggggcgctgtaagcccctGGTGCTGACCCTAGAAGACAACGCATTTTTAGAGTcctaaaacacgtaaaacgGCAATATTTAGTGAGATAGCCTGCAAGTTCTCTGGTTGGATAACATCAATTTTCATGCAGTGACAGAGACAATTTtagcagaaaataaaaaaattattacttggcAAAAAAGCCTCCCTAGCCCCCCTGAAGAAGCGTCCATTCAAGTCATTTAAAGtcgttgatttaaaaaaaaactaaatcacTTCACTTCATACCTGTAGTAGAGAATTTTGAATCCAGTAAAATGCACATTTATCATAATTCGCCTTTAGTGTATTGAAAATGCCTTGGCGACTGCTGCTGACGATAGGATGAACCAATAGGTCGCACTACTTCGTATATGTGattgatgaaataaaaaatttctaacTCTCACATTATACTAAGTTAATTTTTGATCTTCGAAAATTCCCGCGAAAACCGTTAAACTTAGTCAACCGCGAAAATTATTCGCGCTTTTTTTCGCCAATCCTTAAATTCTttaattgcaaaaaataaattaggaaCATAATATTCTCGAGATTTTAAGCATTCGCGAAATCGCAAAATTTTTGACCTGAAGAATTGATGTCAGAGTAAAAAGAGATTGCTTGTtttcatgaaaacattttcgtatAGTAATCAAAATGCGGATATGAGTGATGGTTGTATCATTCTTGGCATCTGATTTTATGTGTAAGCATGTAAAAATTCAACAACACTCGGGTATGTTGActcgaaaatatttttactgcatgcttattttaaaacattttccaattgtgtttttataacaaaatcatttttaaagatGTTAATAAAGTTGAAAACATGTCTTAAAAATCCTCTTTTGTTAATCCCTCCTGGATTATAATAACTTTGGATCCTATTTACCACAAAAGGTTTTGACCACCTTGTGAGCTCACCTAATTCCGAGGCGTTTCGGTCCCAGTTTTCTTAAATTACCTCAATTTGAGACTCTTATTTAGTCCCATATTTTTAAGCTTAAAAGTTCGTAACGTGCCATTAtatgacaatttaaaaaatgataaggcTTACCTAAAATTGGGTCAgaacccctccccccccccccttcccctGCCCCTTTCAAAGACCATGCTAGGACCATAATTTGACACCATAGTCTAATTTTACCATTTGCATTTTTCTAttggaaacaaaaattattttttggttattttagaagaaaatttagatgtatactattttattaaatttaaatggtTATTGGGTTGAACGAAATTTTTACCTTCTGAACCACGTACGTGAAAGAAAAGcggtatattttttttaagaaatttaattcttgcaaaatagctaaatttgcgaaaattaattttgtcagGTATAATCTCCGGAAAGTTGTTCAGGCATAATCATTGTTAATGCCGCCATGTATTTGTTTGTGAGTGATTCTCTATGATCACTGTTTTTCATTACTATAGTCCATGGAAGATTCTGTGACAGCTCCTATAGCTGCCCAATCAGATTTACCGCCATCTTGGCAGAAATGGCAAGACACACGAACCCCCTCCGAACGTTTGGTTGATCGCAAAGCAACATGGGAGGCCGGCCGACCTGACTACACAGGCGAAGATCAATTCGATAATATCTTGAAGCATTTAAGCACCATGATGCTACGTAAACCCACTACGACAATTTCAACTGCTGTGACGTCAAGTGGAACGTCGACGACAGGTACGACGACAAAATCGGATGCAGCGAGTAGGTCACGTGATGCGACTAAAACCAGTAAGAAGTAGTCggttaagaaatcaaaaaaatataaataatttttttaatcagcgtttatGTTCATTTTtactaaatatttataaaaaaaatctttaaattaaaatgttttgaatGTTTTGATACGCTGGTGAATGTTGTGCTGTGAATGTTGTGTCCATGTGTTGTCGAAACGTTTTCCGCTAATCGAAAACTTCACTGTGTTACGTGTGATTTTTGTATCGATGATTTTCCCGAGTTATTTTTTAGTTAATGTGGAATCCCTTTCAAATAAATGAGTTCCCCATTGTATTTTGCTTCTTGCGAAATATAATgtcagatatatatatatactcttAATCTAAACATGTCAGATTAATacatttatgtttttgttacatTCGTTTGAAACTTTCCCTGCGTGTCCATGTTCTTTTCAGCTGAAGTGTAAACTCGTCAATCAATCAGGTGATCAATCACAGATTTTCTTGACGTAAATGGCTATAAATTTAAGAAAGTCACTTTATGCACCGACATTTATTTTCTatacgtaattttttttaattcaaagctTGTTTTTCACTGCCGGTTTTGTTCACTGGATTGGGTCGGTTGTTTTCAAAGCAGGAAAAAGTAATTTGTTACCTGGAATATAACTGGGCCgcaatttttttgcaataaaaattaTCGTTGAGAGAAAAATGTAAGTCACAATTGGGACACCTCCATTACACTTTTCAAAACGGTCCTTCTCTACCTGAGACTACATGCGCTTAGTTGTGAACATCGATGTGTGCACGATCCAAAAGTAGTATGGCGCATGCGCAAGTATGTTTTAGTAGAGAAGAGTAATTTCCTACTCAAAAAGTGATGTCTGACGTTTCATACACAAATCAATGTCTCAGTGAATGAAACATCTGTAAGAAACCTTAACATGAGAAACACCGTTTGAGAGTTAAGATAATATTGGTATGACTTGATACCACAAACCACGCAAGGTTGATTTTGCTTCTTTATTAGAACTATTAGAAAATACTCCTCATTTTAATGAAGCTTTTTTAATGAAAGATTGCAAATCATGACAAATCTCCCGGATGCGGAATTAAATACTAATCTATTGTTAACTTGTGCTGCATTATGAGTAATatacaattaaaatatatataaactagtcgttagcccgtagaaaactccacgggttcgcccgttgcagcaaagctaccattttgcgtgacagacagacggacggacggacagacgtatacgggcattataatatagatgtcagtaattagaaaaataagcatggaaataaataatgttaaataaTAGGTTAAAGCCAATAAATAATAACATTGTTAAAAGGACAAAATCTTGACATATTTTATAGTAGAAGCATTGCAcacatgcattttttgaattaaatgcaaagtttttaaagatggtgaaAATGATGTTTTGAATTGTTTTGAGCTGGACTTATGTTATAAGATTAAGcaaatgttaataaaataaaaattataaaaaatttaatttttgtatcAGTTTTGCCAGTATCGCCAATAATCTAGCCGATTTGACAAAATTAGATATGAACTATTTCCGACTATTTCGCCATTTTTATTCATTGAAAgattttgtgcatttttaaaatttttatgaatgtaaaattcaaaattcttcatcatttagttataaaaaacatatttacataGTTAAGTTAAAAACCTTTTGAATCGATACGATAGCCATTTTATCCTTAAACCTAATTGTAAATGCCACCTCGTGCATAACAATATTgagaaaaagatattttaaaaacaaaaagggtTACATATGGCAAAATTTGTCTTTATATTAAGAAAAGAAtctaaaaaatgaacaaaaattactcttatatttttagaatttctttaaaaaaattctggttACACAAGAAATGTAAAATTtcgttaaaaaaatttgatatcaTTTTCATCACCTTGAAATATTTGTTCCAAAAATTGAAATTAGacaaaaattttcattaaaaaattttaattgaatATCATTttcaccatctttaaaaactttgcatttaattcaaaaaatgcatgtgTGCAATGCTGCTATTTCAAATTCATAGATACTAGTGTGCCACCCATTGTTACGCTGTTGCGGGTTAGTCATTGTTCTTTCAAAAAACGTCACGTGGTTATATTTATCAACAAGAATGATTGTATTAGTcctaaagaaataaacaataaaaattaaaaacaaatttatagatcTAACCAactgagaaaaacaaaaaaacaaaaaggaatcGTGACTCCATACCGAGTTCCACATATGCCAAATTCAGGTATAAACGTTTCAGGCATAAACACAGAGCTTAGGTATTCATTTTCTTGATTACATTCTTTGATGGAAGCTTCTGGAATATGTCTAGAACAGATAAAAGTGGTGTGCTATTACATTTCTACATTTCTAGAACAAAAAAAGACGAAATAAAGTACATATTTGTATATGTTCTAAAATGTGGAAGAACATGAAATGACCTCCAAAAATGATACCAGTCATATACACAAAACCATCTTAAAAGTCTGCAATGTTAATAGAACGTTTACATTTTAACTAAAGGTACAAACGGGTAATCAGC
Above is a window of Hydractinia symbiolongicarpus strain clone_291-10 chromosome 3, HSymV2.1, whole genome shotgun sequence DNA encoding:
- the LOC130635666 gene encoding glycogenin-1-like, which codes for MDKVFVSLTTNDEYAIGALLLGKSLKNTGTTKKLVLMVTAGVSASKREKLQTVWDEIVDITLLDSQDKENLALLARPELGCTFSKLRAWTLTQFTKCVFLDADTLVLQNVDDLFERDELSAVADVGWPDCFNSGVFVFKPNMKTYDELLNHAKTVGSFDGGDQGLLNDFFSDWSTADISRHLPFTYNMVSNICYSYAPAFKRFGRDVKIVHFLGLVKPWHHHFDHETGQVVLLKTNASSLSDTLFIKMWWDLFNSMEDSVTAPIAAQSDLPPSWQKWQDTRTPSERLVDRKATWEAGRPDYTGEDQFDNILKHLSTMMLRKPTTTISTAVTSSGTSTTGTTTKSDAASRSRDATKTSKK